In bacterium, the sequence ACGTGGCGCGGGTGCTGGGCGGCAACAAGCTCGCGATCCTCCGCAAGGTGGTTCTGCCCGCCGCCTCTCCCTGGATTTTCAACGGGCTGAAGATCAGCATCCCCTTCGGGATGGTCGGCGCCATCGTGGGAGAGTACATCATCGCAGACAAGGGATTGGGGTACCTGCTGCAGCGCTACAACAACGAGTACTTCACGACCGGCCTGATCCTCATCATTTTGATTCTGATGATTCTCGTCGTGGTCATCAATCAGGTGCTCAACTGGTCGGAGGGGCGCGTTCTCAGGTGGCGGCCCTCGGGGGACGTAGGGCAGGAGACAAGCATCCCTGGCTAGCGCGGCCGCCTACAAATGCTTCTCGATCTCGCCGTGGTCCATCTCCTGTGACGCCATCTCGCGGAAGACCTTCTCGTATCCCGCCGGAGCGAAAAACCACAGCATTTTCAAGGGCGTATCTCCCGTGTTCTTGAGGCCGTGGGGCACCTTCGCGGGAAGAAAACAGGACATGCCCGCCTTCACCGGATAGATATTTCCGTCGATTTCGAGCTCGGCCTCGCCCTCGTGGAAAAAGAGGATCTCCTCCTCCTTCTCGTGGATGTGGACGGGAATGCTCGTCCCCACGGGGATGTCCTGGTTCCCCATGCTCATAAAACGGGAGCCGGCGTTCTTCTCGTCCACCAGAATCCGCCAGCCGCGGGATTCCTGAACGTTGTCCATTTGCAGGATTTCACCGTCTTCCCAGGAAAAAACATAGGCCACTGACCTTCCCCCTTCTTCAAGAAAACTGATATAAGAACGGAAATCATAACTTCTTTTGCGAGCGAACCAAAACGGCGCCGAAGCGCCGGGCCGGGCGCCGCCAATCACGCCGAGGGAGAGACAATTTGAACCGCTTCGATGGGAAAACCGCCATCATCGCCGGAGCCGG encodes:
- a CDS encoding cupin domain-containing protein, which encodes MAYVFSWEDGEILQMDNVQESRGWRILVDEKNAGSRFMSMGNQDIPVGTSIPVHIHEKEEEILFFHEGEAELEIDGNIYPVKAGMSCFLPAKVPHGLKNTGDTPLKMLWFFAPAGYEKVFREMASQEMDHGEIEKHL